The Bos indicus x Bos taurus breed Angus x Brahman F1 hybrid chromosome 15, Bos_hybrid_MaternalHap_v2.0, whole genome shotgun sequence genome includes a window with the following:
- the F2 gene encoding prothrombin isoform X1, whose translation MARVRGPRLPGCLALAALFSLVHSQHVFLAHQQASSLLQRARRANKGFLEEVRKGNLERECLEEPCSREEAFEALESLSATDAFWAKYTACESARNPREKLNECLEGNCAEGVGMNYRGNVSVTRSGIECQLWRSRYPHKPEINSTTHPGADLRENFCRNPDGSITGPWCYTTSPTLRREECSVPVCGQDRVTVEVIPRSGGSTTSQSPLLETCVPDRGREYRGRLAVTTHGSRCLAWSSEQAKALSKDQDFNPAVPLAENFCRNPDGDEEGAWCYVADQPGDFEYCDLNYCEEPVDGDLGDRLGEDPDPDAAIEGRTSEDHFQPFFNEKTFGAGEADCGLRPLFEKKQVQDQTEKELFESYIEGRIVEGQDAEVGLSPWQVMLFRKSPQELLCGASLISDRWVLTAAHCLLYPPWDKNFTVDDLLVRIGKHSRTRCGGAPRYERKVEKISMLDKIYIHPRYNWKENLDRDIALLKLKRPIELSDYIHPVCLPDKQTAAKLLHAGFKGRVTGWGNRRETWTTSVAEVQPSVLQVVNLPLVERPVCKASTRIRITDNMFCAGYKPGEGKRGDACEGDSGGPFVMKSPYNNRWYQMGIVSWGEGCDRDGKYGFYTHVFRLKKWIQKVIDRLGS comes from the exons ATGGCGCGCGTCCGAGGCCCGCGGCTGCCTGGCTGCCTGGCCCTGGCTGCCCTGTTCAGCCTCGTGCACAGCCAGCATG TGTTCCTGGCCCATCAGCAAGCATCCTCGCTGCTCCAGAGGGCCCGCCGTGCCAacaagggcttcctggaggaggtgcgGAAGGGCAACCTGGAGCGAGAGTGCCTGGAGGAGCCATGCAGCCGCGAGGAGGCCTTCGAGGCCCTGGAGTCTCTCAGTGCCACG GATGCGTTCTGGGCCAAGTACACAG CTTGTGAGTCAGCGAGAAATCCTCGAGAAAAGCTCAATGAATGTCTGGAAG GAAACTGCGCTGAAGGTGTGGGGATGAACTACCGAGGGAACGTGAGCGTCACCCGGTCAGGCATCGAGTGCCAGCTGTGGAGAAGTCGCTACCCACATAAGCCAGA AATCAACTCTACCACCCACCCGGGGGCTGACCTGCGGGAGAATTTTTGCCGCAACCCGGATGGCAGCATTACTGGGCCCTGGTGCTACACCACATCCCCGACTCTGCGGAGAGAAGAGTGCAGCGTCCCGGTGTGCG GCCAGGACCGAGTCACAGTGGAGGTGATCCCCCGGTCGGGAGGCTCCACCACCAGTCAGTCGCCTCTACTGGAAACATGCGTCCCGGACCGCGGCCGGGAGTACCGGGGGCGGCTGGCGGTGACCACACACGGGTCCCGCTGCCTTGCCTGGAGCAGCGAGCAGGCCAAGGCCCTGAGCAAGGACCAGGACTTCAACCCGGCCGTGCCCCTGGCGGAGAACTTCTGCCGCAACCCAGACGGGGACGAGGAGGGCGCCTGGTGCTACGTGGCCGACCAGCCTGGCGACTTTGAGTATTGTGACCTGAACTACTGCG AGGAGCCGGTGGATGGAGACCTGGGAGACAGGCTGGGTGAGGACCCGGACCCGGACGCGGCCATCGAGGGACGCACGTCTGAGGACCATTTCCAGCCCTTCTTCAACGAGAAGACCTTTGGCGCCGGGGAGGCCG ACTGTGGCCTGCGACCCCTGTTCGAGAAGAAGCAGGTGCAGGACCAAACGGAGAAGGAGCTTTTCGAGTCCTACATCGAGGGGCGCATCGTGGAGGGTCAGGACGCGGAGGTTGGCCTCTCGCCCTG GCAGGTGATGCTCTTTCGTAAGAGTCCCCAGGAGCTGCTCTGTGGGGCCAGCCTCATCAGTGACCGCTGGGTCCTCACGGCTGCCCACTGTCTCCTGTACCCGCCTTGGGACAAGAACTTCACCGTAGATGACCTGCTGGTGCGCATCGGCAAGCACTCCCGCACCAGGTGCGGAGGGGCCCCCAG GTATGAGCGGAAGGTTGAAAAGATCTCCATGCTGGACAAGATCTACATCCACCCCAGGTACAACTGGAAGGAGAATCTGGACCGGGACATCGCCCTGCTGAAGCTCAAGAGGCCCATCGAGTTATCCGACTACATCCACCCCGTGTGCCTGCCCGACAAGCAGACAGCAGCCAA GCTGCTCCACGCTGGGTTCAAAGGGCGGGTGACGGGCTGGGGCAACCGGAGGGAGACGTGGACCACCAGCGTGGCCGAGGTGCAGCCCAGCGTCCTCCAGGTGGTCAACCTGCCTCTCGTGGAGCGGCCCGTGTGCAAGGCCTCCACCCGGATCCGCATCACCGACAACATGTTCTGTGCCG GTTACAAGCCTGGTGAAGGCAAACGAGGGGACGCTTGTGAGGGCGACAGCGGGGGACCCTTCGTCATGAAG AGCCCCTATAACAACCGCTGGTATCAAATGGGCATCGTCTCATGGGGTGAAGGCTGTGACAGGGATGGAAAATATGGCTTCTACACACACGTCTTCCGCCTGAAGAAGTGGATACAGAAAGTCATTGATCGGTTAGGAAGTTAG
- the F2 gene encoding prothrombin isoform X2 produces the protein MARVRGPRLPGCLALAALFSLVHSQHVFLAHQQASSLLQRARRANKGFLEEVRKGNLERECLEEPCSREEAFEALESLSATDAFWAKYTACESARNPREKLNECLEGNCAEGVGMNYRGNVSVTRSGIECQLWRSRYPHKPEINSTTHPGADLRENFCRNPDGSITGPWCYTTSPTLRREECSVPVCGQDRVTVEVIPRSGGSTTSQSPLLETCVPDRGREYRGRLAVTTHGSRCLAWSSEQAKALSKDQDFNPAVPLAENFCRNPDGDEEGAWCYVADQPGDFEYCDLNYCEEPVDGDLGDRLGEDPDPDAAIEGRTSEDHFQPFFNEKTFGAGEADCGLRPLFEKKQVQDQTEKELFESYIEGRIVEGQDAEVGLSPWQVMLFRKSPQELLCGASLISDRWVLTAAHCLLYPPWDKNFTVDDLLVRIGKHSRTRYERKVEKISMLDKIYIHPRYNWKENLDRDIALLKLKRPIELSDYIHPVCLPDKQTAAKLLHAGFKGRVTGWGNRRETWTTSVAEVQPSVLQVVNLPLVERPVCKASTRIRITDNMFCAGYKPGEGKRGDACEGDSGGPFVMKSPYNNRWYQMGIVSWGEGCDRDGKYGFYTHVFRLKKWIQKVIDRLGS, from the exons ATGGCGCGCGTCCGAGGCCCGCGGCTGCCTGGCTGCCTGGCCCTGGCTGCCCTGTTCAGCCTCGTGCACAGCCAGCATG TGTTCCTGGCCCATCAGCAAGCATCCTCGCTGCTCCAGAGGGCCCGCCGTGCCAacaagggcttcctggaggaggtgcgGAAGGGCAACCTGGAGCGAGAGTGCCTGGAGGAGCCATGCAGCCGCGAGGAGGCCTTCGAGGCCCTGGAGTCTCTCAGTGCCACG GATGCGTTCTGGGCCAAGTACACAG CTTGTGAGTCAGCGAGAAATCCTCGAGAAAAGCTCAATGAATGTCTGGAAG GAAACTGCGCTGAAGGTGTGGGGATGAACTACCGAGGGAACGTGAGCGTCACCCGGTCAGGCATCGAGTGCCAGCTGTGGAGAAGTCGCTACCCACATAAGCCAGA AATCAACTCTACCACCCACCCGGGGGCTGACCTGCGGGAGAATTTTTGCCGCAACCCGGATGGCAGCATTACTGGGCCCTGGTGCTACACCACATCCCCGACTCTGCGGAGAGAAGAGTGCAGCGTCCCGGTGTGCG GCCAGGACCGAGTCACAGTGGAGGTGATCCCCCGGTCGGGAGGCTCCACCACCAGTCAGTCGCCTCTACTGGAAACATGCGTCCCGGACCGCGGCCGGGAGTACCGGGGGCGGCTGGCGGTGACCACACACGGGTCCCGCTGCCTTGCCTGGAGCAGCGAGCAGGCCAAGGCCCTGAGCAAGGACCAGGACTTCAACCCGGCCGTGCCCCTGGCGGAGAACTTCTGCCGCAACCCAGACGGGGACGAGGAGGGCGCCTGGTGCTACGTGGCCGACCAGCCTGGCGACTTTGAGTATTGTGACCTGAACTACTGCG AGGAGCCGGTGGATGGAGACCTGGGAGACAGGCTGGGTGAGGACCCGGACCCGGACGCGGCCATCGAGGGACGCACGTCTGAGGACCATTTCCAGCCCTTCTTCAACGAGAAGACCTTTGGCGCCGGGGAGGCCG ACTGTGGCCTGCGACCCCTGTTCGAGAAGAAGCAGGTGCAGGACCAAACGGAGAAGGAGCTTTTCGAGTCCTACATCGAGGGGCGCATCGTGGAGGGTCAGGACGCGGAGGTTGGCCTCTCGCCCTG GCAGGTGATGCTCTTTCGTAAGAGTCCCCAGGAGCTGCTCTGTGGGGCCAGCCTCATCAGTGACCGCTGGGTCCTCACGGCTGCCCACTGTCTCCTGTACCCGCCTTGGGACAAGAACTTCACCGTAGATGACCTGCTGGTGCGCATCGGCAAGCACTCCCGCACCAG GTATGAGCGGAAGGTTGAAAAGATCTCCATGCTGGACAAGATCTACATCCACCCCAGGTACAACTGGAAGGAGAATCTGGACCGGGACATCGCCCTGCTGAAGCTCAAGAGGCCCATCGAGTTATCCGACTACATCCACCCCGTGTGCCTGCCCGACAAGCAGACAGCAGCCAA GCTGCTCCACGCTGGGTTCAAAGGGCGGGTGACGGGCTGGGGCAACCGGAGGGAGACGTGGACCACCAGCGTGGCCGAGGTGCAGCCCAGCGTCCTCCAGGTGGTCAACCTGCCTCTCGTGGAGCGGCCCGTGTGCAAGGCCTCCACCCGGATCCGCATCACCGACAACATGTTCTGTGCCG GTTACAAGCCTGGTGAAGGCAAACGAGGGGACGCTTGTGAGGGCGACAGCGGGGGACCCTTCGTCATGAAG AGCCCCTATAACAACCGCTGGTATCAAATGGGCATCGTCTCATGGGGTGAAGGCTGTGACAGGGATGGAAAATATGGCTTCTACACACACGTCTTCCGCCTGAAGAAGTGGATACAGAAAGTCATTGATCGGTTAGGAAGTTAG